One Spinacia oleracea cultivar Varoflay chromosome 4, BTI_SOV_V1, whole genome shotgun sequence DNA segment encodes these proteins:
- the LOC110793051 gene encoding uncharacterized protein isoform X2, which translates to MLHSYAVSVSSLTAYEDGSFCDKYHHDNDGWRHCDECDMQVHCGCIMGLNTYETNDTCGVTCKACLQESSVVSSVGGTSFLDDDTCSYMEMRIGIELLSDSATGNASPNPATGVTSADPSTGRTSPDPASGGVSDSASADCATEGASANPATGGAAAEPATGGATVDPAIRDTRSDPTSGGSSADPAKKDAPTDPAPSDPSTGDSPSNPTTGDTSEDFAFGNSADYHDST; encoded by the exons CACTGCTTATGAGGATGGATCTTTTTGCGATAAATATCATCACGACAACGATGGATGGAGACACTGTGATGAATGTGATATG CAAGTGCACTGCGGGTGCATTATGGGACTAAATACTTATGAAACTAATGACACATGTGGTGTAACGTGCAAAGCTTGCTTGCAAGAGAGTTCTGTG GTATCAAGTGTAGGAGGCACGTCTTTTTTGGATGATGATACCTGCAGCTATATGGAAATGAGAATTG ggatagagcttttgTCAGATTCAGCCACCGGGAACGCCTCTCCCAATCCCGCCACCGGAGTCACCTCTGCTGATCCCTCAACTGGGAGAACCTCTCCCGATCCCGCCAGCGGGGGCGTCTCTGACTCTGCCTCTGCTGATTGCGCCACCGAGGGTGCCTCTGCCAATCCAGCCACTGGGGGTGCCGCTGCCGAACCAGCCACTGGGGGCGCCACTGTTGATCCTGCCATTAGGGACACCCGGTCTGATCCCACCTCTGGGGGCTCCTCCGCTGATCCCGCCAAAAAGGATGCCCCCACTGATCCCGCCCCCTCTGATCCCTCCACTGGAGACTCCCCCTCGAATCCCACCACTGGAGACACCAGTGAAGATTTCGCCTTTGGGAACAGTGCAGATTATCACGACAGTACATAG